A genomic segment from Amyelois transitella isolate CPQ chromosome 15, ilAmyTran1.1, whole genome shotgun sequence encodes:
- the LOC106136327 gene encoding uncharacterized protein LOC106136327 isoform X1, translated as MYLVFCDAVNRMDKIHLTVNGEHYTISGAEVSPRTTLNDYLRDYLCLHGTKAMCHEGGCGACIVSVLQTHPLTKEKRVFSVNSCLVHVLSCHQWDITTIEGVGNRKDGYHAVQSRLAAFNGTQCGYCTPGWVMSMYSLYSNANRLSMQQLENSFGSNMCRCTGYRPILDAFKSFAKDVGSDLKKKIQDVEDLDKLKCNKKCERRCSVSDEWCLIDSSEGSLMEVGGYTSRWYKAFTIKDVFQVLSKEGIDSYRLISGNTGQGVFPLLREPRIFIDISSISSLKDSFSEGNLVLGAAMTLTDVMNLFLKWSSESEDFLYLKEFYDHLDLVAHVPVRNIGTIGGNLAMKNLHPDFPSDVFLILETVNAAITLVDNTLVEHDMDLKEFLKVEIRNKLIKQVKIPPLSLKTLIRTYKIMSRSQNVHAIVNAGFRFKVDDSNKVIEATIVYGNIRSSFIRAKETEDALKSQELFSEETLQRALKALNDELAPEDIPPDPSPFCRKTLALGLFYKAILSYSPRINPRFKSGASKLQRPLSRGSQKFDTDKTLWPLNKPVPKIEALTQCSGEVTYVCDISLPPRSVHVAFVLSDVCVADIDRFDAAEALKMSGVIAFFTAKDIPGRNTFTPAKVPWQDSEEEILASNHVSYYGQPIGIVAAVTHKLAIAAAELVKVHYKNVAKPVLSIKDALAAPDKDRRVRSDATMKPTSKGEDIKHVIKGTFKIPSQYHYTMETQSCHVSPTGQVLKVRAATQWMDIVHVAVADMLDIQQNKVEVIVPRLGGAYGGKATRSALVACACALAAYKLNRTASLVMPMTHNMAAIGKRQECYVEYEVGVNDNGVIQYLDLSYYSDCGYSFNDSSAGEIGNVMANLYDKTRWAVNGYSVLTDKASNTWCRAPGTTEAFAIMEHLMERISYVTKKDPVDVRIGNLATEHSSIKEMIDTLKYESQYDARKADIVKFNADNAWRKRGLKLSIMSFPIGYSWNYPVTVSIYHGDGTVAVSHGGIEMGQGINTKVAQVCAYTLKVPLEKVAVFESDSLVSPNSMASNGSITSDCVTHATLKACSELLDRLQPVRNEMTEPTWEEVVRKAYEKGINLQSNHMTSPLDELQGYNIYGVCAAEVELDVLTGTHVLSRVDLLEDTGVSLSPDVDVGQIEGAFIMGLGLWTSEELVYHSSGKLLTDRTWTYHPPGAKDIPVDFRVMFRANSQNTAGVLRSKATGEPALNLAVAVTHALHDAVLEARKEFGYKDTDRIHIDTPYNVENILKAISPKIESYKLN; from the exons ATGTATCTTGTGTTTTGTGATGCTGTGAACAGGATggataaaatacatttgacTGTAAACGGAGAACATTATACGATAT CTGGTGCCGAGGTGAGCCCTCGCACAACCTTAAACGACTATCTACGAGACTATCTATGTCTCCATGGCACTAAGGCTATGTGCCACGAGGGAGGCTGCGGGGCGTGCATAGTCTCAGTCTTGCAGACTCACCCCCTGACTAAGGAGAAACGAGTGTTTTCTGTCAACTCT TGTCTGGTCCACGTGTTATCATGCCATCAATGGGACATCACGACAATAGAAGGGGTGGGGAACAGGAAAGATGGCTACCACGCCGTGCAGAGTCGACTGGCCGCCTTCAACGGCACCCAGTGTGGGTATTGCACCCCTGGTTGGGTCATGAGTATGTATAG tttatatTCAAACGCGAACCGGTTAAGTATGCAGCAGTTGGAGAATTCGTTTGGTAGCAACATGTGTCGATGTACCGGCTACCGGCCCATTCTGGACGCCTTTAAGAGCTTCGCCAAAGACGTCGGTAGTGACTTGAAGAAGAAAATCCAG GATGTGGAAGACCTTGACAAACTGAAATGCAACAAGAAATGTGAGAGGCGCTGCAGCGTCAGTGATGAATGGTGCCTGATTGACAGCAGTGAGGGTTCCCTGATGGAAGTCGGTGGATACACCAGTCGGTGGTACAAGGCGTTTACGATTAAAGACGTGTTTCAG GTTCTCTCCAAAGAGGGAATAGACAGTTACAGGCTTATTTCTGGAAACACAGGTCAAG GTGTATTTCCACTCCTTCGCGAGCCTCGTATCTTCATAGATATATCGTCAATATCTTCCCTAAAAGACTCCTTCTCGGAAGGCAACCTAGTGCTGGGAGCCGCCATGACACTCACTGACGTCATGAATCTGTTCCTGAAATGGTCCAGTGAAAGCGAGGACTTTCTGTATTTAAAGGAGTTCTATGACCATTTGGATTTGGTCGCTCATGTGCCGGTTagaaat ATCGGCACAATTGGGGGAAACTTGGCCATGAAGAACTTACACCCTGATTTTCCGTCAGATGTgttcttgatactagaaacaGTCAACGCTGCTATAACTCTAG ttgaTAATACTTTAGTAGAACATGATATGGACTTGAAAGAATTTCTGAAAGTGgaaattagaaataaattaataaaacaagtgAAAATTCCTCCGTTATCTTTGAAAACATTAATACGGACATATAAG ataatgtCGCGATCACAAAATGTCCATGCTATCGTGAATGCTGGTTTTCGCTTCAAAGTGGATGATTCTAACAAAGTTATTGAAGCCACCATAGTGTACGGAAACATACGTTCCAGCTTCATTCGAGCTAAAGAGACGGAAGATGCTTTAAAAAGCCAGGAGTTATTTTCCGAGGAAACCCTCCAAAGAGCACTGAAGGCTTTAAATGATGAACTGGCACCAGAGGACATCCCGCCCGACCCGTCGCCGTTTTGCAGAAAGACTTTAGCTTTAGGATTATTTTATAAG GCTATATTGTCATACAGTCCGAGGATAAACCCTCGTTTCAAGTCTGGAGCTAGCAAGCTGCAGAGGCCCTTATCTCGGGGCTCCCAGAAGTTCGACACAGACAAGACGCTATGGCCGCTCAACAAACCTGTGCCTAAGATCGAGGCTTTAACACAG TGTTCAGGCGAGGTGACATACGTGTGCGATATCAGTCTGCCTCCGAGAAGCGTTCATGTTGCCTTCGTCCTCTCAGACGTATGTGTCGCTGATATTGACAGATTCGACGCTGCTGAAGCACTG AAAATGTCAGGCGTGATCGCCTTCTTCACGGCCAAAGACATTCCAGGGAGGAACACGTTCACACCGGCTAAGGTGCCGTGGCAGGATTCCGAAGAAGAAATCCTTGCCAGCAACCACGTCTCCTATTACGGACAGCCAATAGGCATAGTCGCCGCTGTGACGCATAAATTGGCAATTGCTGCTGCCGAACTGGTGAAAGTACATTACAAGAACGTCGCGAAGCCTGTTCTGAGTATTAAGGACGCGTTGGCAGCACCAGATAAGGACAGACGG GTTCGTTCAGACGCGACCATGAAGCCAACAAGCAAAGGTGAAGACATCAAACACGTGATAAAAGGAACGTTTAAGATACCATCACAGTACCACTACACGATGGAGACGCAGTCCTGCCACGTGAGCCCCACTGGACAAGTCCTGAAAGTGAGGGCTGCTACCCAGTGGATGGATATTGTGCATGTAGCTGTGGCGGATATGTTGGACATTCAGCAAAACAA AGTGGAAGTAATAGTCCCACGCTTGGGCGGCGCGTACGGTGGTAAAGCAACTCGTTCAGCGCTGGTGGCGTGCGCGTGCGCACTGGCGGCGTACAAGCTCAATCGCACTGCCAGCCTGGTGATGCCGATGACGCACAACATGGCGGCGATAGGAAAGAGGCAAGAGTGCTATGTTGAATACGAG GTCGGAGTTAATGATAACGGAGTGATCCAGTATTTAGACTTGAGTTACTACTCGGACTGCGGGTACTCATTCAACGACTCGTCCGCTGGGGAGATCGGCAATGTTATGGCGAACTTGTACGACAAAACCCGTTGGGCCGTGAATGGGTACAGCGTGCTGACAGACAAGGCAAGCAACACATGGTGTAGGGCACCag gtacgACCGAGGCTTTCGCAATAATGGAACACCTAATGGAGAGAATCAgctatgtaacaaaaaaagatCCTGTTGACGTGAGAATAGGAAACTTAGCCACCGAACATAGCAGCATTAAGGAAATGATAGACACACTgaaatatgaatctcaatatgACGCTCGTAAAGCAGATATTGTAAAATTCAACGCTGACAACGCTTGGAGAAAACGCGGGTTAAAACTCTCTATAATGTCATTCCCCATCGGTTACTCATGGAATTACCCAGTGACTGTTTCTATTTACCACGGAGATGGTACAGTTGCCGTCTCACATGGTGGTATCGAAATGGGCCAAGGAATAAACACTAAAGTGGCTCAAGTTTGCGCGTACACACTGAAAGTACCGTTAGAAAAAGTGGCAGTGTTTGAAAGCGATAGTTTGGTCTCGCCTAATTCCATGGCGAGTAACGGCAGCATAACAAGCGATTGTGTTACACACGCTACTTTGAAGGCTTGTTCAGAATTGTTGGATAGACTTCAGCCAGTGAGGAATGAGATGACTGAACCGACATGGGAGGAGGTCGTCCGGAAAGCGTATGAAAAAG GTATAAACCTTCAGTCGAACCACATGACGTCACCGCTGGACGAGCTACAAGGGTACAACATCTACGGCGTATGCGCAGCCGAAGTCGAGCTGGATGTGTTGACAGGAACCCACGTCCTGTCCAGGGTGGACCTCCTCGAAGACACGGGCGTCAGTTTGAGTCCAGACGTGGATGTGGGCCAG aTTGAAGGTGCCTTCATTATGGGCCTCGGTCTCTGGACATCCGAAGAGCTGGTGTACCATTCGTCTGGCAAACTACTCACTGACCGGACCTGGACGTACCATCCGCCTGGAGCTAAGGACATACCGGTGGACTTCAGAGTCATGTTCCGGGCTAATTCGCAAAATACTGCGGGCGTTTTGCGGTCCAAAG CAACTGGTGAGCCAGCTCTAAATTTGGCGGTGGCCGTGACACACGCGCTCCATGATGCTGTTTTGGAAGCGAGGAAAGAGTTCGGGTACAAAGACACAGATCGAATACACATCG ATACACCTTACAACgtagaaaacattttaaaagcaaTATCTCCGAAAATCGAAAGttataagttaaattaa
- the LOC106136327 gene encoding xanthine dehydrogenase isoform X3, whose translation MQQLENSFGSNMCRCTGYRPILDAFKSFAKDVGSDLKKKIQDVEDLDKLKCNKKCERRCSVSDEWCLIDSSEGSLMEVGGYTSRWYKAFTIKDVFQVLSKEGIDSYRLISGNTGQGVFPLLREPRIFIDISSISSLKDSFSEGNLVLGAAMTLTDVMNLFLKWSSESEDFLYLKEFYDHLDLVAHVPVRNIGTIGGNLAMKNLHPDFPSDVFLILETVNAAITLVDNTLVEHDMDLKEFLKVEIRNKLIKQVKIPPLSLKTLIRTYKIMSRSQNVHAIVNAGFRFKVDDSNKVIEATIVYGNIRSSFIRAKETEDALKSQELFSEETLQRALKALNDELAPEDIPPDPSPFCRKTLALGLFYKAILSYSPRINPRFKSGASKLQRPLSRGSQKFDTDKTLWPLNKPVPKIEALTQCSGEVTYVCDISLPPRSVHVAFVLSDVCVADIDRFDAAEALKMSGVIAFFTAKDIPGRNTFTPAKVPWQDSEEEILASNHVSYYGQPIGIVAAVTHKLAIAAAELVKVHYKNVAKPVLSIKDALAAPDKDRRVRSDATMKPTSKGEDIKHVIKGTFKIPSQYHYTMETQSCHVSPTGQVLKVRAATQWMDIVHVAVADMLDIQQNKVEVIVPRLGGAYGGKATRSALVACACALAAYKLNRTASLVMPMTHNMAAIGKRQECYVEYEVGVNDNGVIQYLDLSYYSDCGYSFNDSSAGEIGNVMANLYDKTRWAVNGYSVLTDKASNTWCRAPGTTEAFAIMEHLMERISYVTKKDPVDVRIGNLATEHSSIKEMIDTLKYESQYDARKADIVKFNADNAWRKRGLKLSIMSFPIGYSWNYPVTVSIYHGDGTVAVSHGGIEMGQGINTKVAQVCAYTLKVPLEKVAVFESDSLVSPNSMASNGSITSDCVTHATLKACSELLDRLQPVRNEMTEPTWEEVVRKAYEKGINLQSNHMTSPLDELQGYNIYGVCAAEVELDVLTGTHVLSRVDLLEDTGVSLSPDVDVGQIEGAFIMGLGLWTSEELVYHSSGKLLTDRTWTYHPPGAKDIPVDFRVMFRANSQNTAGVLRSKATGEPALNLAVAVTHALHDAVLEARKEFGYKDTDRIHIDTPYNVENILKAISPKIESYKLN comes from the exons ATGCAGCAGTTGGAGAATTCGTTTGGTAGCAACATGTGTCGATGTACCGGCTACCGGCCCATTCTGGACGCCTTTAAGAGCTTCGCCAAAGACGTCGGTAGTGACTTGAAGAAGAAAATCCAG GATGTGGAAGACCTTGACAAACTGAAATGCAACAAGAAATGTGAGAGGCGCTGCAGCGTCAGTGATGAATGGTGCCTGATTGACAGCAGTGAGGGTTCCCTGATGGAAGTCGGTGGATACACCAGTCGGTGGTACAAGGCGTTTACGATTAAAGACGTGTTTCAG GTTCTCTCCAAAGAGGGAATAGACAGTTACAGGCTTATTTCTGGAAACACAGGTCAAG GTGTATTTCCACTCCTTCGCGAGCCTCGTATCTTCATAGATATATCGTCAATATCTTCCCTAAAAGACTCCTTCTCGGAAGGCAACCTAGTGCTGGGAGCCGCCATGACACTCACTGACGTCATGAATCTGTTCCTGAAATGGTCCAGTGAAAGCGAGGACTTTCTGTATTTAAAGGAGTTCTATGACCATTTGGATTTGGTCGCTCATGTGCCGGTTagaaat ATCGGCACAATTGGGGGAAACTTGGCCATGAAGAACTTACACCCTGATTTTCCGTCAGATGTgttcttgatactagaaacaGTCAACGCTGCTATAACTCTAG ttgaTAATACTTTAGTAGAACATGATATGGACTTGAAAGAATTTCTGAAAGTGgaaattagaaataaattaataaaacaagtgAAAATTCCTCCGTTATCTTTGAAAACATTAATACGGACATATAAG ataatgtCGCGATCACAAAATGTCCATGCTATCGTGAATGCTGGTTTTCGCTTCAAAGTGGATGATTCTAACAAAGTTATTGAAGCCACCATAGTGTACGGAAACATACGTTCCAGCTTCATTCGAGCTAAAGAGACGGAAGATGCTTTAAAAAGCCAGGAGTTATTTTCCGAGGAAACCCTCCAAAGAGCACTGAAGGCTTTAAATGATGAACTGGCACCAGAGGACATCCCGCCCGACCCGTCGCCGTTTTGCAGAAAGACTTTAGCTTTAGGATTATTTTATAAG GCTATATTGTCATACAGTCCGAGGATAAACCCTCGTTTCAAGTCTGGAGCTAGCAAGCTGCAGAGGCCCTTATCTCGGGGCTCCCAGAAGTTCGACACAGACAAGACGCTATGGCCGCTCAACAAACCTGTGCCTAAGATCGAGGCTTTAACACAG TGTTCAGGCGAGGTGACATACGTGTGCGATATCAGTCTGCCTCCGAGAAGCGTTCATGTTGCCTTCGTCCTCTCAGACGTATGTGTCGCTGATATTGACAGATTCGACGCTGCTGAAGCACTG AAAATGTCAGGCGTGATCGCCTTCTTCACGGCCAAAGACATTCCAGGGAGGAACACGTTCACACCGGCTAAGGTGCCGTGGCAGGATTCCGAAGAAGAAATCCTTGCCAGCAACCACGTCTCCTATTACGGACAGCCAATAGGCATAGTCGCCGCTGTGACGCATAAATTGGCAATTGCTGCTGCCGAACTGGTGAAAGTACATTACAAGAACGTCGCGAAGCCTGTTCTGAGTATTAAGGACGCGTTGGCAGCACCAGATAAGGACAGACGG GTTCGTTCAGACGCGACCATGAAGCCAACAAGCAAAGGTGAAGACATCAAACACGTGATAAAAGGAACGTTTAAGATACCATCACAGTACCACTACACGATGGAGACGCAGTCCTGCCACGTGAGCCCCACTGGACAAGTCCTGAAAGTGAGGGCTGCTACCCAGTGGATGGATATTGTGCATGTAGCTGTGGCGGATATGTTGGACATTCAGCAAAACAA AGTGGAAGTAATAGTCCCACGCTTGGGCGGCGCGTACGGTGGTAAAGCAACTCGTTCAGCGCTGGTGGCGTGCGCGTGCGCACTGGCGGCGTACAAGCTCAATCGCACTGCCAGCCTGGTGATGCCGATGACGCACAACATGGCGGCGATAGGAAAGAGGCAAGAGTGCTATGTTGAATACGAG GTCGGAGTTAATGATAACGGAGTGATCCAGTATTTAGACTTGAGTTACTACTCGGACTGCGGGTACTCATTCAACGACTCGTCCGCTGGGGAGATCGGCAATGTTATGGCGAACTTGTACGACAAAACCCGTTGGGCCGTGAATGGGTACAGCGTGCTGACAGACAAGGCAAGCAACACATGGTGTAGGGCACCag gtacgACCGAGGCTTTCGCAATAATGGAACACCTAATGGAGAGAATCAgctatgtaacaaaaaaagatCCTGTTGACGTGAGAATAGGAAACTTAGCCACCGAACATAGCAGCATTAAGGAAATGATAGACACACTgaaatatgaatctcaatatgACGCTCGTAAAGCAGATATTGTAAAATTCAACGCTGACAACGCTTGGAGAAAACGCGGGTTAAAACTCTCTATAATGTCATTCCCCATCGGTTACTCATGGAATTACCCAGTGACTGTTTCTATTTACCACGGAGATGGTACAGTTGCCGTCTCACATGGTGGTATCGAAATGGGCCAAGGAATAAACACTAAAGTGGCTCAAGTTTGCGCGTACACACTGAAAGTACCGTTAGAAAAAGTGGCAGTGTTTGAAAGCGATAGTTTGGTCTCGCCTAATTCCATGGCGAGTAACGGCAGCATAACAAGCGATTGTGTTACACACGCTACTTTGAAGGCTTGTTCAGAATTGTTGGATAGACTTCAGCCAGTGAGGAATGAGATGACTGAACCGACATGGGAGGAGGTCGTCCGGAAAGCGTATGAAAAAG GTATAAACCTTCAGTCGAACCACATGACGTCACCGCTGGACGAGCTACAAGGGTACAACATCTACGGCGTATGCGCAGCCGAAGTCGAGCTGGATGTGTTGACAGGAACCCACGTCCTGTCCAGGGTGGACCTCCTCGAAGACACGGGCGTCAGTTTGAGTCCAGACGTGGATGTGGGCCAG aTTGAAGGTGCCTTCATTATGGGCCTCGGTCTCTGGACATCCGAAGAGCTGGTGTACCATTCGTCTGGCAAACTACTCACTGACCGGACCTGGACGTACCATCCGCCTGGAGCTAAGGACATACCGGTGGACTTCAGAGTCATGTTCCGGGCTAATTCGCAAAATACTGCGGGCGTTTTGCGGTCCAAAG CAACTGGTGAGCCAGCTCTAAATTTGGCGGTGGCCGTGACACACGCGCTCCATGATGCTGTTTTGGAAGCGAGGAAAGAGTTCGGGTACAAAGACACAGATCGAATACACATCG ATACACCTTACAACgtagaaaacattttaaaagcaaTATCTCCGAAAATCGAAAGttataagttaaattaa
- the LOC106136327 gene encoding uncharacterized protein LOC106136327 isoform X2, with product MCHEGGCGACIVSVLQTHPLTKEKRVFSVNSCLVHVLSCHQWDITTIEGVGNRKDGYHAVQSRLAAFNGTQCGYCTPGWVMSMYSLYSNANRLSMQQLENSFGSNMCRCTGYRPILDAFKSFAKDVGSDLKKKIQDVEDLDKLKCNKKCERRCSVSDEWCLIDSSEGSLMEVGGYTSRWYKAFTIKDVFQVLSKEGIDSYRLISGNTGQGVFPLLREPRIFIDISSISSLKDSFSEGNLVLGAAMTLTDVMNLFLKWSSESEDFLYLKEFYDHLDLVAHVPVRNIGTIGGNLAMKNLHPDFPSDVFLILETVNAAITLVDNTLVEHDMDLKEFLKVEIRNKLIKQVKIPPLSLKTLIRTYKIMSRSQNVHAIVNAGFRFKVDDSNKVIEATIVYGNIRSSFIRAKETEDALKSQELFSEETLQRALKALNDELAPEDIPPDPSPFCRKTLALGLFYKAILSYSPRINPRFKSGASKLQRPLSRGSQKFDTDKTLWPLNKPVPKIEALTQCSGEVTYVCDISLPPRSVHVAFVLSDVCVADIDRFDAAEALKMSGVIAFFTAKDIPGRNTFTPAKVPWQDSEEEILASNHVSYYGQPIGIVAAVTHKLAIAAAELVKVHYKNVAKPVLSIKDALAAPDKDRRVRSDATMKPTSKGEDIKHVIKGTFKIPSQYHYTMETQSCHVSPTGQVLKVRAATQWMDIVHVAVADMLDIQQNKVEVIVPRLGGAYGGKATRSALVACACALAAYKLNRTASLVMPMTHNMAAIGKRQECYVEYEVGVNDNGVIQYLDLSYYSDCGYSFNDSSAGEIGNVMANLYDKTRWAVNGYSVLTDKASNTWCRAPGTTEAFAIMEHLMERISYVTKKDPVDVRIGNLATEHSSIKEMIDTLKYESQYDARKADIVKFNADNAWRKRGLKLSIMSFPIGYSWNYPVTVSIYHGDGTVAVSHGGIEMGQGINTKVAQVCAYTLKVPLEKVAVFESDSLVSPNSMASNGSITSDCVTHATLKACSELLDRLQPVRNEMTEPTWEEVVRKAYEKGINLQSNHMTSPLDELQGYNIYGVCAAEVELDVLTGTHVLSRVDLLEDTGVSLSPDVDVGQIEGAFIMGLGLWTSEELVYHSSGKLLTDRTWTYHPPGAKDIPVDFRVMFRANSQNTAGVLRSKATGEPALNLAVAVTHALHDAVLEARKEFGYKDTDRIHIDTPYNVENILKAISPKIESYKLN from the exons ATGTGCCACGAGGGAGGCTGCGGGGCGTGCATAGTCTCAGTCTTGCAGACTCACCCCCTGACTAAGGAGAAACGAGTGTTTTCTGTCAACTCT TGTCTGGTCCACGTGTTATCATGCCATCAATGGGACATCACGACAATAGAAGGGGTGGGGAACAGGAAAGATGGCTACCACGCCGTGCAGAGTCGACTGGCCGCCTTCAACGGCACCCAGTGTGGGTATTGCACCCCTGGTTGGGTCATGAGTATGTATAG tttatatTCAAACGCGAACCGGTTAAGTATGCAGCAGTTGGAGAATTCGTTTGGTAGCAACATGTGTCGATGTACCGGCTACCGGCCCATTCTGGACGCCTTTAAGAGCTTCGCCAAAGACGTCGGTAGTGACTTGAAGAAGAAAATCCAG GATGTGGAAGACCTTGACAAACTGAAATGCAACAAGAAATGTGAGAGGCGCTGCAGCGTCAGTGATGAATGGTGCCTGATTGACAGCAGTGAGGGTTCCCTGATGGAAGTCGGTGGATACACCAGTCGGTGGTACAAGGCGTTTACGATTAAAGACGTGTTTCAG GTTCTCTCCAAAGAGGGAATAGACAGTTACAGGCTTATTTCTGGAAACACAGGTCAAG GTGTATTTCCACTCCTTCGCGAGCCTCGTATCTTCATAGATATATCGTCAATATCTTCCCTAAAAGACTCCTTCTCGGAAGGCAACCTAGTGCTGGGAGCCGCCATGACACTCACTGACGTCATGAATCTGTTCCTGAAATGGTCCAGTGAAAGCGAGGACTTTCTGTATTTAAAGGAGTTCTATGACCATTTGGATTTGGTCGCTCATGTGCCGGTTagaaat ATCGGCACAATTGGGGGAAACTTGGCCATGAAGAACTTACACCCTGATTTTCCGTCAGATGTgttcttgatactagaaacaGTCAACGCTGCTATAACTCTAG ttgaTAATACTTTAGTAGAACATGATATGGACTTGAAAGAATTTCTGAAAGTGgaaattagaaataaattaataaaacaagtgAAAATTCCTCCGTTATCTTTGAAAACATTAATACGGACATATAAG ataatgtCGCGATCACAAAATGTCCATGCTATCGTGAATGCTGGTTTTCGCTTCAAAGTGGATGATTCTAACAAAGTTATTGAAGCCACCATAGTGTACGGAAACATACGTTCCAGCTTCATTCGAGCTAAAGAGACGGAAGATGCTTTAAAAAGCCAGGAGTTATTTTCCGAGGAAACCCTCCAAAGAGCACTGAAGGCTTTAAATGATGAACTGGCACCAGAGGACATCCCGCCCGACCCGTCGCCGTTTTGCAGAAAGACTTTAGCTTTAGGATTATTTTATAAG GCTATATTGTCATACAGTCCGAGGATAAACCCTCGTTTCAAGTCTGGAGCTAGCAAGCTGCAGAGGCCCTTATCTCGGGGCTCCCAGAAGTTCGACACAGACAAGACGCTATGGCCGCTCAACAAACCTGTGCCTAAGATCGAGGCTTTAACACAG TGTTCAGGCGAGGTGACATACGTGTGCGATATCAGTCTGCCTCCGAGAAGCGTTCATGTTGCCTTCGTCCTCTCAGACGTATGTGTCGCTGATATTGACAGATTCGACGCTGCTGAAGCACTG AAAATGTCAGGCGTGATCGCCTTCTTCACGGCCAAAGACATTCCAGGGAGGAACACGTTCACACCGGCTAAGGTGCCGTGGCAGGATTCCGAAGAAGAAATCCTTGCCAGCAACCACGTCTCCTATTACGGACAGCCAATAGGCATAGTCGCCGCTGTGACGCATAAATTGGCAATTGCTGCTGCCGAACTGGTGAAAGTACATTACAAGAACGTCGCGAAGCCTGTTCTGAGTATTAAGGACGCGTTGGCAGCACCAGATAAGGACAGACGG GTTCGTTCAGACGCGACCATGAAGCCAACAAGCAAAGGTGAAGACATCAAACACGTGATAAAAGGAACGTTTAAGATACCATCACAGTACCACTACACGATGGAGACGCAGTCCTGCCACGTGAGCCCCACTGGACAAGTCCTGAAAGTGAGGGCTGCTACCCAGTGGATGGATATTGTGCATGTAGCTGTGGCGGATATGTTGGACATTCAGCAAAACAA AGTGGAAGTAATAGTCCCACGCTTGGGCGGCGCGTACGGTGGTAAAGCAACTCGTTCAGCGCTGGTGGCGTGCGCGTGCGCACTGGCGGCGTACAAGCTCAATCGCACTGCCAGCCTGGTGATGCCGATGACGCACAACATGGCGGCGATAGGAAAGAGGCAAGAGTGCTATGTTGAATACGAG GTCGGAGTTAATGATAACGGAGTGATCCAGTATTTAGACTTGAGTTACTACTCGGACTGCGGGTACTCATTCAACGACTCGTCCGCTGGGGAGATCGGCAATGTTATGGCGAACTTGTACGACAAAACCCGTTGGGCCGTGAATGGGTACAGCGTGCTGACAGACAAGGCAAGCAACACATGGTGTAGGGCACCag gtacgACCGAGGCTTTCGCAATAATGGAACACCTAATGGAGAGAATCAgctatgtaacaaaaaaagatCCTGTTGACGTGAGAATAGGAAACTTAGCCACCGAACATAGCAGCATTAAGGAAATGATAGACACACTgaaatatgaatctcaatatgACGCTCGTAAAGCAGATATTGTAAAATTCAACGCTGACAACGCTTGGAGAAAACGCGGGTTAAAACTCTCTATAATGTCATTCCCCATCGGTTACTCATGGAATTACCCAGTGACTGTTTCTATTTACCACGGAGATGGTACAGTTGCCGTCTCACATGGTGGTATCGAAATGGGCCAAGGAATAAACACTAAAGTGGCTCAAGTTTGCGCGTACACACTGAAAGTACCGTTAGAAAAAGTGGCAGTGTTTGAAAGCGATAGTTTGGTCTCGCCTAATTCCATGGCGAGTAACGGCAGCATAACAAGCGATTGTGTTACACACGCTACTTTGAAGGCTTGTTCAGAATTGTTGGATAGACTTCAGCCAGTGAGGAATGAGATGACTGAACCGACATGGGAGGAGGTCGTCCGGAAAGCGTATGAAAAAG GTATAAACCTTCAGTCGAACCACATGACGTCACCGCTGGACGAGCTACAAGGGTACAACATCTACGGCGTATGCGCAGCCGAAGTCGAGCTGGATGTGTTGACAGGAACCCACGTCCTGTCCAGGGTGGACCTCCTCGAAGACACGGGCGTCAGTTTGAGTCCAGACGTGGATGTGGGCCAG aTTGAAGGTGCCTTCATTATGGGCCTCGGTCTCTGGACATCCGAAGAGCTGGTGTACCATTCGTCTGGCAAACTACTCACTGACCGGACCTGGACGTACCATCCGCCTGGAGCTAAGGACATACCGGTGGACTTCAGAGTCATGTTCCGGGCTAATTCGCAAAATACTGCGGGCGTTTTGCGGTCCAAAG CAACTGGTGAGCCAGCTCTAAATTTGGCGGTGGCCGTGACACACGCGCTCCATGATGCTGTTTTGGAAGCGAGGAAAGAGTTCGGGTACAAAGACACAGATCGAATACACATCG ATACACCTTACAACgtagaaaacattttaaaagcaaTATCTCCGAAAATCGAAAGttataagttaaattaa